A genomic region of Phragmites australis chromosome 2, lpPhrAust1.1, whole genome shotgun sequence contains the following coding sequences:
- the LOC133896060 gene encoding putative glutamine amidotransferase GAT1_2.1 gives MSPSPDLSRVLPRVLIVSRRTLRKNKFVDFVGEYHLDLIVVYGAVPVIVPRVAGVHTLLDSFEPIHGVLLCEGEDIDPSLYDADVAGALSSEQLEAVRRLHPSDAAIDHEKDSIELRLARRCLERNIPFLGICRGSQVLNVACGGSLYQDVEHELGPESAAVRHINYDDYDGHRHPVRFLPGTPLHEWFADSLGEDGEQLMVNSYHHQGVRRLAQRFLPMAFAPDGLVEGFYDPDAYNPSEGKFIMGLQFHPERMRKAGSDEFDYPGCARAYQEFVRAVIAYQEKAAAHVPRAGSKLNKEMEKRRKVIFRSFSLAKDLYVSGGRTRPAEQRDLEAGAEFLEISTHQSNTALSVQQEKRLKQMGATVRNASGYLNSLKLDDGREAAARALMEEMTVDQLSDLASFYHTMGKICSEVLDRKLQSLHLHE, from the exons ATGTCTCCCTCCCCTGATCTCTCCCGCGTCCTGCCCCGCGTGCTCATCGTCTCCCGCCGCACCCTCCGCAAGAACAAGTTCGTTGACTTCGTGG GAGAGTACCACCTCGACCTCATCGTGGTTTACGGCGCGGTGCCGGTGATCGTGCCGCGCGTGGCCGGCGTGCACACGCTGCTAGACTCGTTCGAGCCAATCCACGGCGTGCTCCTCTGCGAGGGCGAGGACATCGACCCCTCTCTCTACGACGCCGACGTGGCCGGGGCGCTCTCGTCGGAGCAGCTCGAGGCCGTGAGGCGCCTGCACCCGAGCGACGCCGCCATCGACCATGAGAAGGACTCCATCGAGCTCCGCCTCGCCCGCCGCTGCCTCGAGCGCAACATCCCCTTCCTCGGCATCTGCCGCGGCTCGCAGGTGCTCAACGTCGCCTGCGGCGGCTCGCTCTACCAGGACGTCGAGCACGAGCTGGGCCCCGAGTCCGCCGCCGTCCGCCACATCAACTACGACGACTACGACGGGCACCGCCACCCGGTGCGCTTCCTGCCGGGCACGCCGCTGCACGAGTGGTTCGCGGACTCGCTGGGCGAGGACGGCGAGCAGCTGATGGTGAACAGCTACCACCACCAGGGCGTGCGGCGGCTGGCACAGCGGTTCTTGCCGATGGCGTTCGCGCCGGACGGACTCGTGGAGGGATTCTACGACCCCGACGCGTACAACCCCAGCGAGGGCAAGTTCATCATGGGCCTCCAGTTCCACCCGGAGCGCATGCGCAAGGCCGGCTCCGACGAGTTCGACTACCCCGGCTGCGCCAGGGCCTACCAGGAGTTCGTCCGCGCCGTGATCGCGTACCAGGAGAAGGCGGCCGCTCACGTGCCCCGGGCGGGGTCGAAGCTGAACAAGGAGATGGAGAAGCGGCGCAAGGTCATCTTCCGGAGCTTCTCGCTCGCCAAAGACCTGTACGTCTCCGGCGGCCGCACGCGCCCCGCGGAGCAGCGCGATCTCGAAGCCGGCGCCGAGTTCCTCGAGATAAGCACGCACCAG TCGAACACGGCGCTGAGCGTGCAGCAGGAGAAGCGGCTGAAGCAGATGGGCGCGACGGTGCGAAACGCGTCGGGGTACCTCAACAGCCTGAAGCTGGACGACGGGCGGGAGGCGGCTGCGAGGGCGCTCATGGAAGAGATGACCGTCGACCAGCTGTCCGACCTCGCATCCTTCTACCACACCATGGGCAAGATCTGCTCCGAGGTGCTCGATAGGAAGCTGCAGTCTTTACATCTGCATGAGTGA